Part of the Equus caballus isolate H_3958 breed thoroughbred chromosome 5, TB-T2T, whole genome shotgun sequence genome is shown below.
CAAAGTGGGAAAAAAGCAAACTACAAAACAATATGCATAGTATTAGCTTGTTCTTATCTTGAAAATgctgtatttcattcattctaaGATGCACATTCTTTCAAATTTTACTATGTCTGATCAATGACCTATCAGAgttttttggcatttttttttcttgttgaggtCTGTAAATAAGATGCATCTTTCAAGCAATGATACCTGAGATTTGATGAAATATGATATAACTATATATAGCATACCCGTCAGACCAGGACTGCAGCTTGGAAAGCCGCGGGCTGGAAAAGCCTTCAGCTGTTTCGAAAGCCCTCAAATTGAGAAACGCTCGGTATTGCGGCACAAACAGAAATCGGCTACGAGGACCCCGCTCGCTGGGTCTGGCTGACATGGAAATCACAGAAGCATCGCCTTGTAAGGCAGGGATTGCAGTGGGCCAGGGTTCTAATTTTGCGGCTTCTCAACATTTCGTTCTCCGTTGAAAGGAGCTAAGCGCCCAAGTGTGAGGAGCTCAGGAACCGCTCGCCCGCTGCACGGGTCGCGGTGGGCGCGGGCGGACCCCGGGGTCGCGGTGGGCGCGGGCGGGCAGGAGGCCAAGGGGGCGCCCTCTGCGAGGTGGGTCGGCGCTGCGGCCGAGGCGGGTCCGGGGGAGCCGGGACcggaggcggggcggggctcgCGCTGGCGGGTCGGTCGGCGGGTCTCCGTCCGTCCGCGTCCAGAAAGCTGGGGGAACAGACGCCCGAGCAGGGAGGTGGTTTCTCAGGGGTGAGATGAATGGAGACCTACACTTCCTGGTCTCTATGTTTCTgtgttatttacattttaaaagaccaCTTCTATGTATCTTATAATTGGAGAAAAAAGGTAGACGTTCAAATGGGAAAATGCGGACGGGCAGCAGTGAAGCGGGGAGGCCCTGCCCGCGTCTTGCTGTTTTGCGCCCTAACCCTCGGGAAGGTTTTAAGGAACATGAATTGTTTTTCCAatacaaaaatttgttttaagaaataaaactctcccCAAGCCCAATTTCACTTCttcaaataaaagtaaatgtCAAAATCTTTCAACACTGCGTGGGAAAAgtagtttatttctaaattaaatgtATACGCGGTTCGGACGATTTATTCATCAAGCACTTTGGTAAGAATAAACAGCGCCTACTGTCCGACAGACACAGTTCTCGCAGCTTCCTCGCTTATTACctcatttgcttaaaaaaatttttttaattgaagatgGTTTTAAGAAACTCGTTAACTTCCTAAAACGCGTTCCCTGGCAACGAAGGGACCCGCGGCCTCGCGCGCCGCTCTCCCGTGACCCGGTGACCGGGCAGCCATCTTAGGCATCGCCTCACAAAGGGGACTACATCTCCCAGAATCCTCGCGCGCGCGTCGTGCTGGCACTTCCACTGGCCGGGTCTGAGCGCGGAGCCCGGAGCCGGGCGCCATCTTTGACGCTGGCAGTCGGGGTTCCTGCTGGTGGTGTTGCTGTGAGGACGGCGGGCGGCAGCGGCTAAGAAAGGAGAAGGACGTGACAGCGAGCCGGAGTCGGAGATAGTGTCGTCGGTCCGGTAAAGTTCTGTTCTCTGGTAACTAGACCCGTTTTTTGATTCCCGGGTGGCTCGGGGCCGGGGAGGTGGGCGAGAGGGCGAGGGGAGTGTCCGCGGCCTCCCCTCGCCCGGGTGCGGCCCAGCCCGGGGAGTCGAGCGGCCCCGGGGCCCGCCGCGCCGCCCCTCCCTTCGCGGCCTGGGCGCGGGCGGTTCTCCGCGTCGGCTCCCGGGAGCCGGCGCCGTGGTGCTGGGGGCCCGCGCCGAGCCGAGCGCCGGagccgccccgccgcccccgctCGTCCTCGGCTCCTCGGCGGCCCGGCCCGCCCTCGCCACCGCCCCGGCGCGGCCTCCGCCCCCGGCGCAGCCTCCGGCCCCGGCGCGGCCTCCGCCCCCGGCGCGGCCTCCACTCCCGGCGCGGCCCGCGCGGAGGCCGCGGAGCTCCTCGGCCTCAAAACGTCTGGGAACGAAAGCGGGCTTAACTCCTGATCCAAACGGTGGATCGGAGATGCAGCGTGTGTCCTTGTTTTTTAGTTTCACTCTCGAAGCGTCTTTTTAGCCACCCGCATGTAAAAATCGCAGTCCTTTTAGTTAGAGCGGAAAGGGCTCAGCTAGCGCCTGCTGCTAATGACCAGTATGTGGAGTCTGATTCAGCTTTCCAGAGTTGACTTTTTGGGTTGTATTGGCAAATCACAGTCCTAAATGATGAATGTCGAATGATGCACtatgtttttgtttaaatgaaatttcctgaaaataattaatttcaGAGTTAAGGGAAATCGATGTTGTTATCATGAGGCGTCATAAAAATAcgtattttaaaagctgaaggcATTTCAAGCAGACGTGGTTCTTGATGAAGCAGAAAGAACATGGCCCGCGATCTGGAAGACCTGGCCACTAGCTCCCGCGGACCAGCTCTGTGACTCTGGGAAAGTGGCCTCGGTGCTTTTTTCTATGATGTGAGGCGATTGGACTGTTTGAATTCAGAACTCGGAAAGTTGGAAGGGATTTTAAAGCCCTCTAAACAAGAGTTTGGGAATGTTCTTCATTGCTGTCACTTTTTCTCCAGAAATAACCTGGCTTGGAAATCCTTGGTCCACAGGGAATCCGACTCCCCATAGAAATCGGAGAAAAGGTAATGCAAGTCCAGAGGAACAGCTGTATTTCTGCTTGAGCAATAAACCCGCTAACAGATTTTGGTACGAACTTTGGAGCCCTAAAGAGAATGAGTATATGTACCTTAAGTGTGGCAGTGTCCTCGCTCTCTCCTAGCAGGAGATGCAGCGCTTTTAGTAGTGCCGGGATTCTGGGATGTGTTCCTATTAATTCTaatacagatgaagaagctgtgGTAGAGGGAAAGATGGTGGcagaaggaatggataaagaggCCAGATTGCCtgctaaaaagaaaaggaagaagggttTGCGACTTAAGGGGAAAAGGCGACGAAAAAAACTGATTCTTGCGAAAAAGTTTGGCAAGGATTTGGCATCTGGGAGGCCTGTTGCAGATGCCCCTGCTTTGCTAGCTTCCACTACTCCTGAGCAGGATGAAGACAGTCTTTTTGAGAGCAATATAGAAAAACAGATCTACCTACCTAGTACCAGAGCCAAGACTTCCATTGTGTGGCACTTCTTTCATGTTGACCCGCAGTACACCTGGCGGGCTATTTGTAACCTCTGTGAAAAAAGTGTTAGCAGGGGCAAACCAGGCAGCCATCTTGGGACGTCTACCCTTCAGCGACATCTGCAGGCGAGACATTCACCTCACTGGACTAGGGCCAACAAATTCGGAGTcgctggtggggaggaggattTTCCTTTGGATGTACCTCTATCTCCCTCTTCTGCTGGAAGCAGCGGAAGCTTTGAATATATTCCAACAGATCCATTAGATGATAATAGAATGGGTAAGAAAGGAGATAAATCAGTATCTGATGCCCTGAGGGCAGAAAGAGGGAGATTTCTCATCAAAAGTAACATTGTCAAGCATGCCTTAATTCCTGGAACAAGAGCCAAGACATCTGcagtttggaattttttttatacTGATCCTCAGCACATCTCAAGAGCTGTGtgtaatatatgtaaaagaaGTGTGAGCCGGGGTAGGCCCGGTTCTCACTTAGGAACTTCAACACTTCAACGACACCTGCAGGCCACTCATCCCATCCATTGGGCTGTTGCCAACAAAGACAGTGGTGCGGTTGGAAATGGGTTAGATGAGCCTGAGACCGAGAGAAGTGATCTCTTGAGCGATGCTTTGCATGAAGACAAGTCTGCAGGCAGCCGAGATTTAACAGCTGAGGACCTCAGTGACTGTAATTCAGATGAACCTCCTGTGTTAGAGGTTGAAAATAGAAGATGTGAGAGCCCTAGTCCTGTTGCAGAGCAAGACACTGTAATGCCTGCACAGGAGAGAGAAACAACATATTGTGAAAATTCAATCTCAAGTCAAATAAGTCAGGCAATTATTCAAATGATCGTGGAGGATATGCATCCTTACAACTACTTCTCAACTCCAGCCTTTCAGAGGTTCATGCAGATTGTGGCCCCTGACTATAGGTTACCATCTGAGACTTA
Proteins encoded:
- the ZBED6 gene encoding zinc finger BED domain-containing protein 6; amino-acid sequence: MSICTLSVAVSSLSPSRRCSAFSSAGILGCVPINSNTDEEAVVEGKMVAEGMDKEARLPAKKKRKKGLRLKGKRRRKKLILAKKFGKDLASGRPVADAPALLASTTPEQDEDSLFESNIEKQIYLPSTRAKTSIVWHFFHVDPQYTWRAICNLCEKSVSRGKPGSHLGTSTLQRHLQARHSPHWTRANKFGVAGGEEDFPLDVPLSPSSAGSSGSFEYIPTDPLDDNRMGKKGDKSVSDALRAERGRFLIKSNIVKHALIPGTRAKTSAVWNFFYTDPQHISRAVCNICKRSVSRGRPGSHLGTSTLQRHLQATHPIHWAVANKDSGAVGNGLDEPETERSDLLSDALHEDKSAGSRDLTAEDLSDCNSDEPPVLEVENRRCESPSPVAEQDTVMPAQERETTYCENSISSQISQAIIQMIVEDMHPYNYFSTPAFQRFMQIVAPDYRLPSETYFFTKAVPQLYDWVREKIFLTLENVQSQKIHLTVDIWTHDPFTDYFVVTVHWVSLETVPSSNNGRIPNFRKWAVLCVTGLAKDCLITNILQELNDQIGLWLSPNFLIPSFIVSDNSSNVVHAIKDGGFTHVPCFLHCLNIVIQDFFCEHKSIENMLVAARKTCHHFSHSVKARQILQEFQNDHQLPWKNLKQDETGHWISTFYMLKWLLEHCYSVHHSLGRASGVVLTSLQWTLMTYVCDILKPFEEATQKVSVKTTGLNQVLPLIHHLLLSLQKLREDFQVRGITQALNLVDSLSLKLETDTLLSAMLKSKPCILAALLDPCFKNSLEDFFPQGADLETYKQILAEEVCSYMESSPEVCHVTTSEASGSSAVVGVDSFTSSVRDGTCSSGSLDSSAAHSVAIGGKSFMFPSAIAVVDEYFKEKCPEISGGDDPLIYWQRKIWGYSLPKNFLEN